In a genomic window of Oncorhynchus masou masou isolate Uvic2021 chromosome 4, UVic_Omas_1.1, whole genome shotgun sequence:
- the LOC135521987 gene encoding DNA-directed RNA polymerase III subunit RPC6-like isoform X2 translates to MAGVKKVKKESTDPVDIENRIKALCQQFPHGITDQVIQNDMPNLEAQQRAMAINRLLSLGQLDLLRNSSGLLYRMKDAQTASKMKGSDNQEKLVYQVIEDAGNKGIWSRDIRYKSNLPLTEINKILKNLESKKLIKAVKSVAASKKKVYMLYNLQPDRSVTGGAWYSDQDFESEFVEVLNQQCFKFLQSKAEVARDSKQNPMVQRNSSFATSHEVWKYICELGISKVDLSMEDIETILNTLIYDGKVEMTIIAAKEGTVGSVDGQMKLYRGVNPIIQPTGLVKAPCGLCPT, encoded by the exons GATAAAGGCGCTCTGTCAACAGTTCCCTCATGGAATAACAGACCAGGTGATCCAGAATGACATGCCTAATTTGGAGGCTCAACAGAGAGCCATGGCCATCAACAGACTACTGTCATTG GGTCAGTTGGACCTTCTACGAAACAGCTCAGGACTTCTATACCGCATGAAGGATGCTCAGACAGCAAG CAAAATGAAAGGCTCCGACAATCAAGAGAAGCTGGTCTATCAGGTCATTGAGGATGCAGGAAACAAAG GGATCTGGAGTAGGGACATTAGATATAAGAGCAACCTTCCTCTGACAGAGATCAACAAGATCCTCAAGAACCTAGAGAGCAAGAAGCTGATCAAGGCTGTGAAATCAGTGGCT GCGTCAAAGAAGAAGGTTTACATGCTATACAACCTGCAGCCAGACCGCTCGGTGACTGGGGGAGCCTGGTACAGTGACCAGGACTTTGAGTCTGAGTTTGTGGAGGTTCTCAATCAGCAGTGTTTCAAATTCCTTCAGAGTAAG GCCGAGGTGGCGAGGGACAGCAAGCAGAACCCCATGGTGCAAAGAAACAGCTCCTTCGCCACCTCTCACGAAGTGTGGAAGTATATTTGTGAACTCGGCATCAGCAAG GTGGACCTGTCTATGGAGGACATTGAGACTATTCTGAACACGCTCATCTACGACGGCAAGGTGGAGATGACCATCATCGCGGCCAAGGAGGGCACTGTGGGCAGTGTGGACGGCCAGATGAAGCTGTACAGAGGGGTCAACCCTATCATCCAGCCCACAGGCCTGGTCAAGGCGCCCTGTGGCCTCTGTCCG ACatag
- the LOC135521987 gene encoding DNA-directed RNA polymerase III subunit RPC6-like isoform X1: protein MAGVKKVKKESTDPVDIENRIKALCQQFPHGITDQVIQNDMPNLEAQQRAMAINRLLSLGQLDLLRNSSGLLYRMKDAQTASKMKGSDNQEKLVYQVIEDAGNKGIWSRDIRYKSNLPLTEINKILKNLESKKLIKAVKSVAASKKKVYMLYNLQPDRSVTGGAWYSDQDFESEFVEVLNQQCFKFLQSKAEVARDSKQNPMVQRNSSFATSHEVWKYICELGISKVDLSMEDIETILNTLIYDGKVEMTIIAAKEGTVGSVDGQMKLYRGVNPIIQPTGLVKAPCGLCPVFDDCHEGGEISPSNCVYMAEWLNF, encoded by the exons GATAAAGGCGCTCTGTCAACAGTTCCCTCATGGAATAACAGACCAGGTGATCCAGAATGACATGCCTAATTTGGAGGCTCAACAGAGAGCCATGGCCATCAACAGACTACTGTCATTG GGTCAGTTGGACCTTCTACGAAACAGCTCAGGACTTCTATACCGCATGAAGGATGCTCAGACAGCAAG CAAAATGAAAGGCTCCGACAATCAAGAGAAGCTGGTCTATCAGGTCATTGAGGATGCAGGAAACAAAG GGATCTGGAGTAGGGACATTAGATATAAGAGCAACCTTCCTCTGACAGAGATCAACAAGATCCTCAAGAACCTAGAGAGCAAGAAGCTGATCAAGGCTGTGAAATCAGTGGCT GCGTCAAAGAAGAAGGTTTACATGCTATACAACCTGCAGCCAGACCGCTCGGTGACTGGGGGAGCCTGGTACAGTGACCAGGACTTTGAGTCTGAGTTTGTGGAGGTTCTCAATCAGCAGTGTTTCAAATTCCTTCAGAGTAAG GCCGAGGTGGCGAGGGACAGCAAGCAGAACCCCATGGTGCAAAGAAACAGCTCCTTCGCCACCTCTCACGAAGTGTGGAAGTATATTTGTGAACTCGGCATCAGCAAG GTGGACCTGTCTATGGAGGACATTGAGACTATTCTGAACACGCTCATCTACGACGGCAAGGTGGAGATGACCATCATCGCGGCCAAGGAGGGCACTGTGGGCAGTGTGGACGGCCAGATGAAGCTGTACAGAGGGGTCAACCCTATCATCCAGCCCACAGGCCTGGTCAAGGCGCCCTGTGGCCTCTGTCCG GTGTTTGATGACTGTCACGAAGGAGGTGAGATATCCCCCTCTAACTGTGTGTATATGGCAGAGTGGCTGAACTTTTGA